A genome region from Proteus vulgaris includes the following:
- a CDS encoding NAD(P)/FAD-dependent oxidoreductase has protein sequence MAISRRKFIIGGTVVAAAAGVGILTPMLTREGRFVPGTPRHGFVEGTEGALPKQADVVVIGAGILGIMTAINLVERGLSVVIVEKGNIAGEQSSRFYGQAISYKMPDETFLLHHLGKYRWREMNAKVGIDTTYRTQGRVEVPLDEEDLVNVRKWIDERSKNVGSDIPFKTRIIEGAELNQRLRGATTDWKIAGFEEDSGSFDPEVATFVMAEYAKKIGVRIYTQCAARGLETQAGVISDVVTEKGAIKTSQVVVAGGVWSRLFMQNLNVDVPTLPAYQSQQLISGSPTAPGGNVALPGGIFFREQADGTYATSPRVIVAPVVKESFTYGYKYLPLLALPDFPVHISLNEQLINSFMQSTHWNLDEVSPFEQFRNMTALPDLPELNASLEKLKAEFPAFKESKLIDQWSGAMAIAPDENPIISEVKEYPGLVINTATGWGMTESPVSAELTADLLLGKKPVLDPKPFSLYRF, from the coding sequence ATGGCGATATCTAGAAGAAAATTTATCATTGGTGGGACCGTAGTGGCTGCTGCCGCTGGCGTGGGTATTCTAACACCAATGCTAACTCGCGAAGGGCGCTTTGTCCCAGGTACGCCAAGACATGGTTTTGTTGAAGGCACGGAAGGTGCTTTACCAAAACAGGCTGACGTTGTTGTTATTGGTGCTGGTATTCTTGGTATTATGACAGCCATTAACCTTGTAGAGCGAGGTTTATCTGTTGTGATTGTTGAGAAAGGTAATATTGCGGGTGAGCAATCTTCAAGATTCTACGGCCAAGCAATTAGCTATAAAATGCCAGATGAAACATTCTTATTACACCATTTAGGTAAATATCGCTGGCGTGAAATGAATGCGAAAGTAGGTATTGATACTACTTATCGTACTCAAGGCCGTGTAGAAGTTCCTCTTGATGAAGAAGATTTAGTAAATGTAAGAAAATGGATTGACGAGAGAAGTAAGAATGTTGGCTCCGATATTCCATTTAAAACCAGAATTATTGAAGGTGCTGAATTAAATCAACGTCTTCGCGGTGCGACAACGGATTGGAAAATTGCCGGTTTTGAAGAAGATTCGGGTAGCTTCGATCCAGAAGTTGCAACCTTCGTTATGGCTGAATACGCTAAAAAAATCGGCGTTAGAATTTACACACAATGTGCGGCTCGTGGCTTAGAAACACAAGCTGGTGTGATTTCTGATGTTGTCACTGAAAAAGGTGCAATCAAAACATCTCAAGTTGTTGTTGCTGGTGGTGTTTGGTCGCGCTTATTTATGCAAAACCTCAATGTTGATGTTCCAACATTACCTGCATATCAGTCTCAACAGCTAATCAGTGGTTCACCAACGGCACCAGGTGGCAACGTCGCTTTACCGGGCGGTATTTTCTTCCGTGAACAAGCTGATGGTACTTATGCAACATCTCCTCGTGTCATTGTGGCACCAGTGGTGAAAGAATCCTTCACTTATGGTTATAAATATCTACCATTATTAGCACTACCTGATTTCCCTGTGCATATTTCTTTAAATGAACAATTAATCAATTCATTTATGCAATCAACACATTGGAACTTAGATGAAGTTTCTCCGTTTGAACAATTTAGAAATATGACAGCATTGCCTGATTTACCTGAGTTAAATGCTTCATTAGAAAAATTAAAAGCAGAATTCCCTGCCTTTAAAGAATCGAAATTAATTGATCAGTGGAGCGGTGCGATGGCTATTGCACCAGATGAAAACCCAATTATCTCAGAAGTTAAAGAGTATCCGGGTTTAGTGATTAATACGGCAACGGGTTGGGGGATGACAGAAAGCCCTGTATCAGCAGAATTAACGGCTGATTTATTACTTGGCAAAAAACCTGTTCTAGATCCAAAACCGTTTAGTCTGTATAGGTTCTAA
- a CDS encoding helix-turn-helix domain-containing protein: MVNTKIGNRIKMIRRQLKITENEMSERLGISILHYSQLEDGHLKITVDQLITISYILDVTPQSLILEAKKIDFMVFEDKQSITQPSEIVIFRKNKIV; encoded by the coding sequence ATGGTTAACACCAAAATTGGGAATAGAATAAAAATGATAAGAAGACAATTGAAAATAACAGAGAATGAGATGTCTGAAAGATTAGGAATAAGTATATTACATTATTCTCAATTGGAAGATGGACATTTAAAAATAACAGTAGATCAATTGATTACTATTTCTTATATACTAGATGTCACACCTCAAAGCCTTATCTTAGAGGCTAAGAAAATAGATTTTATGGTTTTTGAAGATAAACAATCGATAACTCAACCAAGTGAAATAGTCATATTTAGAAAGAATAAAATAGTTTAA
- the tssG gene encoding type VI secretion system baseplate subunit TssG, giving the protein MERKPQSAATPLIQMLGEKLPYVNFYRFCQLLEKSTPELPELGSSHDPKMDPIRFRPHRGMGFPASEIKGTDPLDKYRKSTIPSLHTTFLGLYGITSPLPTSYLDDIAQYRDGTDSLTDFLDIFNHRLTTQFYRIWRKYSYPATFGEGGSDKTSQYLYGLIGLGIPGCANHVQSPLSRFLALLGILRLPTRTAEGISALVKLLAPSTKVRITPHDPRRIALDTPTIMSCLQPITLENKPVLGRYAIDVNSQVLIKLHTENKEEAKGWLPDGSIYQDFMALLRVYLGSRVNARLRLTLPRHLLPDATLSTSKKQGVQLGRTAVMRPHSQIETQPASFITIGIGFYQYLTPRTQHYKSDSYGNYQF; this is encoded by the coding sequence ATGGAAAGAAAGCCACAATCCGCAGCTACCCCGTTAATTCAGATGTTAGGTGAAAAGCTACCTTATGTAAATTTCTATCGCTTTTGCCAATTACTTGAAAAATCCACCCCTGAATTACCTGAATTAGGCAGTTCTCATGACCCGAAAATGGATCCTATTCGCTTTCGCCCACATCGTGGTATGGGATTTCCTGCCTCTGAGATCAAAGGAACAGATCCTCTAGATAAATACCGAAAAAGTACCATACCAAGCTTACATACTACCTTTTTGGGACTTTATGGTATCACATCACCACTCCCAACATCTTATCTTGACGATATTGCGCAATACCGCGATGGCACAGATTCACTCACTGACTTTTTAGATATTTTTAACCATCGCCTTACCACCCAGTTTTATCGGATCTGGCGTAAATATTCTTATCCCGCAACTTTTGGAGAAGGAGGATCAGATAAAACATCGCAATATCTTTATGGTTTAATTGGCTTGGGTATTCCTGGTTGTGCTAATCATGTGCAATCACCTTTATCTCGCTTTTTGGCACTATTAGGGATCTTACGTTTACCGACACGTACAGCCGAAGGCATTAGCGCATTAGTAAAATTATTAGCACCATCAACAAAAGTCCGTATTACACCTCATGATCCACGCAGAATTGCACTCGATACTCCCACCATCATGTCGTGTTTGCAACCTATAACATTAGAAAATAAACCCGTTTTAGGTCGCTATGCTATTGATGTAAATAGCCAAGTATTAATCAAGCTACATACAGAAAATAAAGAAGAAGCAAAGGGCTGGTTACCCGATGGCAGCATTTATCAGGATTTTATGGCATTACTTCGCGTTTATTTGGGTTCAAGAGTTAATGCACGACTACGTTTAACATTACCTAGACATTTATTACCGGATGCAACCTTGAGCACCTCTAAAAAACAAGGAGTACAGTTAGGTAGAACTGCCGTCATGCGACCTCACAGTCAGATTGAAACACAACCAGCATCTTTTATCACCATTGGAATTGGTTTTTATCAATATCTAACTCCCCGCACTCAACATTATAAAAGTGATTCATATGGCAATTATCAATTTTAA
- the tssJ gene encoding type VI secretion system lipoprotein TssJ yields MAIINFKSQTFLSYPLRLVLLFIITFAIAGCGLTQTISDGTVSLTKSIFYKQIKILHLDFTAREALNTDDNGSSLSVIVRVFQLKSADTFNDSDYLSLFNQNDDVLTSSLLAQKDLRIRPGESISFDMEMEKETEFVAIAIMFHTPDEAKNNWRIVIPKNELDPDKARKIVLAENTLTLQPLDKK; encoded by the coding sequence ATGGCAATTATCAATTTTAAATCGCAAACATTTCTTTCTTATCCTCTGCGACTAGTACTGTTATTTATCATAACGTTTGCAATCGCAGGTTGTGGTTTAACTCAAACTATCAGTGATGGTACGGTTTCTTTAACTAAATCTATTTTTTATAAGCAAATTAAAATATTGCATTTAGATTTTACCGCAAGAGAAGCACTTAATACTGATGATAATGGTTCATCACTTTCCGTCATTGTTCGAGTATTCCAACTAAAATCCGCTGATACTTTTAATGATAGCGATTATCTCTCACTGTTTAATCAAAATGATGATGTTTTAACCTCTTCTTTATTAGCGCAAAAAGACTTACGTATTCGTCCTGGTGAATCTATTTCTTTTGATATGGAGATGGAAAAAGAAACTGAATTTGTCGCTATTGCCATAATGTTTCATACGCCTGATGAAGCCAAAAATAACTGGCGGATTGTTATTCCTAAAAACGAACTCGATCCTGATAAAGCACGTAAAATTGTACTTGCTGAAAATACATTAACATTACAACCTTTGGATAAAAAATAA
- the tssE gene encoding type VI secretion system baseplate subunit TssE, protein MSHPSLYEMLTGYFSGGLPIDSISEEDQVILSVMDNIRRILNSRAGTLKHLPDYGLPDMSKIIQGLPGSSHKVMSILSTTLLKYEPRIKSVSLSILPENEFGKLCYSLDIELHEKGLIRYGTEFSPDGRIFLHHLKKQFYLS, encoded by the coding sequence ATGTCACACCCTTCTCTCTATGAAATGCTAACAGGCTATTTTTCAGGTGGATTACCTATCGATTCTATCTCAGAAGAAGATCAGGTTATTCTTTCTGTTATGGATAACATTCGTCGAATATTAAATTCACGAGCAGGGACATTAAAACATCTACCTGATTATGGTTTACCTGATATGAGTAAAATAATACAAGGATTACCGGGAAGTTCACATAAAGTAATGTCTATATTATCAACAACATTATTAAAATATGAACCGAGGATAAAATCAGTCTCACTAAGTATATTACCTGAAAATGAATTTGGAAAGTTGTGTTATTCTTTAGATATTGAATTACATGAAAAAGGACTTATACGTTATGGTACTGAGTTTTCACCTGACGGAAGAATATTCCTTCACCATTTGAAAAAACAATTTTATTTATCATGA
- a CDS encoding VasL domain-containing protein, which yields MNSYLDSLSIGGDPRVFNQFLAIKEELDKRFHPARPDINWQYVHELCISLFNQNGVDLQTASWFVICRQNQAGLDGLNEGLYLIHKILTQHWQTLWPIQTHTRINILSSLSQQLILGIRGTTFVYSDLPILYQIEELLKNINHHFKTLEIKHLVQFDYLENLIIAQARQLENADTLDNNFNSPELSPTINKEDKNPTKIIDIALSTSSPSSNTNESIESPKTYISSSISLEPSMKKTSRQELWRGVLIGAIISSLFFFILFYFWLSELKNNDLTDAFPYIPTINAHAGSLIEQQTANGQHITKTLNSEQIDIIQQRLDELTLLSPIWAQRYGLEIITYLNEQYEDNTELLSFTQLWKNNLKINATTDEQLNQWSKGMTELDGLSQRLDSFDGNPKSYITGSELKSIIFKARQHFNQAKPLEEELRLLEKQPTQNTVSDYEYQQIDNHFKQLLNRYALLRSE from the coding sequence ATGAACTCTTACTTAGATTCACTTTCAATTGGAGGTGATCCTCGTGTATTTAATCAATTTCTTGCTATTAAAGAAGAACTTGATAAACGTTTTCACCCAGCCCGTCCAGATATTAATTGGCAATATGTCCATGAATTGTGTATTTCTTTATTTAATCAAAATGGTGTCGATCTTCAAACCGCCTCTTGGTTTGTCATATGCCGCCAGAATCAAGCTGGACTTGATGGTTTAAATGAAGGGCTTTACCTTATTCACAAAATATTGACTCAACATTGGCAAACATTATGGCCAATACAAACACATACCCGTATCAATATTCTTTCGTCCTTAAGCCAACAGTTAATCTTAGGTATTCGTGGGACGACGTTTGTTTATTCTGACTTGCCTATTCTTTATCAAATAGAAGAATTATTAAAGAATATTAATCATCATTTTAAAACATTAGAAATTAAACATCTTGTTCAGTTTGATTATCTAGAGAACTTAATTATTGCTCAAGCTAGGCAATTAGAGAATGCCGATACATTAGATAATAATTTTAATTCTCCCGAATTATCTCCTACTATTAATAAGGAAGATAAGAACCCGACTAAAATTATCGATATTGCTTTATCTACATCATCTCCCTCTTCTAATACTAATGAAAGTATTGAATCACCAAAAACTTATATCTCTTCCTCAATATCATTAGAACCCTCTATGAAAAAGACATCTCGACAAGAGTTATGGCGGGGAGTTTTAATTGGTGCAATAATCAGTAGTTTATTCTTTTTTATTCTATTTTATTTCTGGTTATCTGAATTAAAAAATAATGATCTGACAGATGCTTTTCCTTATATTCCAACCATTAATGCCCATGCAGGCTCTCTTATTGAACAACAAACTGCAAATGGTCAACATATAACAAAGACACTCAATTCTGAACAGATTGATATAATCCAACAACGTTTAGATGAACTCACATTACTTTCTCCCATATGGGCACAGCGTTATGGACTCGAAATCATTACTTATTTGAACGAACAGTATGAAGATAATACAGAGCTTTTATCGTTTACACAGCTTTGGAAAAATAATCTAAAAATAAATGCCACCACAGATGAACAACTCAATCAATGGTCTAAAGGTATGACTGAACTCGATGGATTAAGCCAAAGATTAGATAGCTTTGATGGTAATCCTAAAAGTTACATTACAGGCTCTGAATTAAAATCGATCATTTTCAAAGCTCGTCAACATTTCAACCAAGCAAAACCTTTAGAAGAAGAGCTACGATTACTTGAAAAACAACCGACTCAAAATACAGTTTCAGACTATGAGTACCAACAAATAGACAATCATTTTAAACAATTATTGAATCGATATGCGTTATTACGTTCTGAATAA